A genomic window from Pseudocitrobacter corydidari includes:
- the uspE gene encoding universal stress protein UspE, translating to MAKYQNMLVAIDPNQDDQPALRRAVYLHQRIGGTIKAFLPIYDFSYEMTTLLSPDERTAMRQGVISQRAAWIREQAKYYIEAGVPIEIKVVWHNRPFEAIIQEVISGGHDLLLKMAHQHDKLESVIFTPTDWHLLRKCPCPVWMVKDQPWPEGGKALVAVNLASEEPYHNALNDRLVKETLELAQLVNHTEVHLIGAYPVTPINIAIELPDFDPSVYNDAIRGQHLLAMKALRQKYGIDEKFTHVEKGLPEEVIPDLAEHLEAGVVVLGTVGRTGLSAAFLGNTAEQVIDHLRCDLLAIKPNDYETPVELDDDEDD from the coding sequence ATGGCCAAGTATCAAAACATGCTGGTAGCCATCGATCCTAACCAGGACGATCAGCCCGCATTGCGGCGTGCCGTTTATCTACATCAACGGATTGGTGGCACCATTAAGGCATTTTTGCCTATCTATGATTTTTCGTATGAAATGACGACGTTGCTGTCTCCCGATGAGCGGACAGCGATGCGCCAGGGGGTCATTAGCCAACGTGCCGCATGGATCCGCGAGCAGGCGAAATACTATATTGAAGCAGGCGTGCCAATTGAAATCAAAGTGGTCTGGCACAACCGTCCCTTCGAAGCCATCATTCAGGAAGTCATTAGCGGCGGTCACGATTTACTGCTGAAAATGGCGCACCAGCACGACAAACTCGAATCCGTTATTTTTACCCCAACCGACTGGCACCTGCTGCGTAAATGCCCGTGCCCGGTGTGGATGGTGAAAGACCAGCCGTGGCCTGAAGGCGGTAAAGCGCTGGTGGCGGTCAACCTTGCCAGCGAAGAGCCGTACCACAACGCGCTCAACGACAGACTGGTTAAAGAGACGCTGGAACTGGCGCAACTGGTGAATCATACCGAAGTACATTTGATTGGCGCCTACCCTGTTACGCCAATCAATATTGCCATTGAACTGCCCGATTTTGATCCGAGCGTATATAACGATGCGATTCGCGGTCAGCATTTGCTGGCAATGAAAGCGCTGCGTCAGAAATATGGTATTGATGAGAAGTTTACCCACGTCGAAAAAGGGTTGCCTGAAGAAGTGATCCCGGATCTCGCGGAGCACCTTGAAGCGGGTGTGGTGGTATTGGGTACGGTCGGTCGTACAGGGCTTTCTGCGGCATTCCTTGGCAATACGGCGGAACAGGTTATCGATCACCTGCGCTGTGATTTGCTGGCCATTAAGCCAAACGACTATGAAACGCCAGTCGAACTGGATGACGACGAAGACGATTAA
- the pntB gene encoding Re/Si-specific NAD(P)(+) transhydrogenase subunit beta, with amino-acid sequence MSGGLVTAAYIVAAILFICSLAGLSKHETSKQGNTFGITGMAIALIATIFGPDTHNVVWIIIAMAIGGAIGIRLAKKVEMTEMPELVAILHSFVGLAAVLVGFNSYLHHDAGQEQILVNIHLTEVFLGIFIGAVTFTGSVVAYGKLCGKISSKPLMLPNRHKLNLAALVVSFLLLVVFVRTDSVGLQGLVLVIMTAIALAFGWHLVASIGGADMPVVVSMLNSYSGWAAAAAGFMLSNDLLIVTGALVGSSGAILSYIMCKAMNRSFFSVIAGGFGSDGSSTGGDEEMGEYREINAEDTADMLKNSHSVIITPGYGMAVAQAQYPVAEITEKLRARGIKVRFGIHPVAGRLPGHMNVLLAEAKVPYDIVLEMDEINDDFSDTDTVLVIGANDTVNPAAQDDPKSPIAGMPVLEVWKAQNVIVFKRSMNTGYAGVQNPLFFKENTHMLFGDAKASVDAILKAL; translated from the coding sequence ATGTCTGGAGGATTAGTTACTGCTGCATACATTGTTGCCGCAATTCTGTTTATTTGCAGCCTTGCCGGGCTTTCAAAGCACGAGACATCCAAACAGGGGAATACGTTTGGTATCACGGGGATGGCGATTGCGCTGATTGCCACTATCTTCGGGCCGGATACCCATAATGTGGTGTGGATTATTATCGCGATGGCGATCGGCGGTGCGATTGGTATTCGTCTGGCGAAGAAAGTCGAAATGACCGAAATGCCAGAACTGGTGGCGATTCTGCACAGCTTTGTCGGTCTGGCCGCGGTACTGGTGGGCTTTAACAGCTACCTGCATCACGATGCAGGTCAGGAACAGATTCTGGTGAACATTCACCTGACTGAAGTGTTCCTCGGCATCTTTATCGGTGCGGTGACCTTCACCGGCTCGGTGGTGGCTTACGGCAAACTGTGCGGCAAAATCTCATCAAAACCGTTGATGCTGCCGAATCGCCATAAGCTGAATCTGGCGGCGCTGGTGGTTTCCTTCCTGCTGCTGGTGGTCTTCGTTCGCACGGATAGCGTCGGCCTGCAGGGGCTGGTGCTGGTTATCATGACCGCTATCGCGCTGGCTTTTGGCTGGCATCTGGTGGCGTCAATCGGCGGGGCGGATATGCCGGTTGTGGTGTCGATGCTGAACTCCTATTCCGGTTGGGCGGCAGCGGCGGCGGGCTTCATGCTCAGCAACGACCTGCTTATCGTTACCGGCGCACTGGTCGGTTCTTCGGGTGCGATTCTGTCGTACATCATGTGTAAAGCGATGAACCGTTCATTCTTTAGCGTGATTGCCGGCGGCTTCGGCTCCGACGGTTCTTCTACCGGCGGCGATGAAGAGATGGGCGAATACCGCGAAATCAATGCGGAAGATACCGCTGATATGCTGAAGAATTCGCATTCAGTCATCATTACCCCGGGCTATGGTATGGCGGTGGCGCAGGCGCAATATCCGGTAGCAGAAATCACCGAAAAACTGCGTGCGCGCGGGATTAAGGTACGTTTCGGTATTCACCCGGTTGCGGGGCGTTTGCCAGGTCACATGAACGTACTGCTGGCAGAAGCCAAAGTGCCGTATGACATCGTGCTGGAAATGGACGAAATCAACGACGACTTCAGCGACACCGACACCGTACTGGTCATCGGCGCTAACGACACCGTTAACCCGGCGGCGCAGGACGATCCGAAGAGTCCTATCGCGGGCATGCCGGTTCTGGAAGTGTGGAAGGCGCAGAATGTTATCGTCTTCAAACGTTCCATGAACACGGGTTATGCAGGCGTACAGAACCCGCTGTTCTTTAAAGAGAACACGCACATGCTGTTCGGTGATGCGAAAGCCAGCGTCGATGCGATTCTGAAAGCGTTGTAA
- the pntA gene encoding Re/Si-specific NAD(P)(+) transhydrogenase subunit alpha, whose product MRIGVPKERWPQETRVAATPKTVEQLLKLGFSVAVESGAGKLASFEDEAFTQAGAEIVDGDNVWHADVILKVNAPLEEEIALLNPGTTLISFIWPAQNPELMEKLAARSINVMAMDSVPRISRAQSLDALSSMANIAGYRAIVEAAHEFGRFFTGQITAAGKVPPAKVMVIGAGVAGLAAIGAANSLGAIVRAFDTRPEVKEQVQSMGAEFLELDFKEEAGSGDGYAKVMSEAFIKAEMALFAAQAKEVDIIVTTALIPGKPAPKLITREMVDSMTPGSVIVDLAAQNGGNCEYTVANEVITTAGGVKVIGYTDLPGRLPTQSSQLYGTNLLNLLKLLCKEKDGSITIDFEDVVVRGVTVVREGEVTWPAPPITVSAQPQAAAKTVEAPKEPEKSVSPWRKYALIALAIILFGWLANVAPKEFLGHFTVFALSCVVGYYVVWNVSHALHTPLMSVTNAISGIIVVGALLQIGDGGWVSFLSFIAVLIASINIFGGFTVTQRMLKMFRKN is encoded by the coding sequence ATGCGTATTGGTGTACCAAAAGAGAGGTGGCCCCAGGAGACGCGAGTGGCGGCAACACCGAAAACGGTGGAACAACTGCTAAAACTTGGCTTCAGCGTGGCGGTGGAAAGCGGCGCGGGTAAACTGGCGAGTTTTGAGGACGAGGCGTTTACTCAGGCGGGCGCGGAAATTGTCGACGGTGATAACGTCTGGCATGCCGACGTTATTCTGAAAGTCAACGCGCCGCTGGAAGAAGAAATTGCGCTGCTCAATCCAGGCACGACGCTGATTAGCTTCATCTGGCCGGCACAGAATCCGGAATTAATGGAAAAACTGGCCGCGCGCAGTATTAACGTGATGGCGATGGATTCCGTGCCGCGTATTTCGCGCGCGCAGTCCCTTGATGCCCTGAGCTCCATGGCCAATATCGCCGGTTATCGTGCGATTGTCGAAGCCGCCCACGAATTCGGTCGTTTCTTCACCGGGCAAATCACCGCCGCCGGTAAAGTACCGCCGGCAAAAGTAATGGTGATTGGCGCAGGCGTAGCGGGCCTGGCGGCAATTGGCGCTGCTAACAGCCTTGGCGCGATTGTGCGCGCCTTCGATACCCGCCCTGAAGTGAAAGAGCAGGTGCAGAGTATGGGCGCGGAGTTCCTGGAACTCGACTTCAAAGAAGAAGCGGGCAGTGGGGACGGCTACGCCAAAGTGATGTCTGAAGCCTTTATCAAAGCGGAAATGGCGCTCTTTGCCGCCCAGGCAAAAGAGGTCGACATTATTGTCACCACCGCATTGATTCCGGGCAAACCGGCACCGAAACTCATCACCCGCGAAATGGTTGACTCCATGACACCGGGTAGCGTAATCGTTGACCTGGCGGCGCAAAATGGCGGTAACTGTGAATATACGGTCGCCAATGAAGTGATCACCACCGCCGGTGGCGTGAAGGTGATTGGCTATACCGATCTGCCGGGCCGTCTGCCGACGCAATCGTCTCAGCTTTATGGTACTAACCTGCTGAACTTGTTGAAACTGCTGTGCAAAGAGAAAGATGGTTCTATTACCATCGATTTCGAAGACGTTGTCGTGCGTGGCGTTACGGTGGTACGCGAAGGTGAAGTCACCTGGCCTGCGCCGCCGATTACCGTATCCGCTCAGCCTCAGGCCGCTGCGAAAACCGTTGAAGCGCCAAAAGAGCCGGAGAAATCCGTCTCCCCGTGGCGTAAATACGCCTTGATTGCGCTGGCGATTATTCTGTTTGGCTGGCTGGCCAACGTCGCGCCGAAAGAGTTCCTCGGCCACTTTACCGTCTTTGCGCTCTCCTGCGTGGTGGGTTACTACGTGGTGTGGAACGTTTCGCATGCGCTGCATACGCCGTTGATGTCGGTGACTAACGCCATCTCGGGGATTATCGTCGTCGGCGCGTTGCTGCAAATTGGCGACGGTGGTTGGGTAAGCTTCCTGAGCTTTATCGCGGTGCTGATCGCCAGCATTAATATTTTTGGTGGATTCACCGTCACTCAGCGCATGCTGAAAATGTTCCGGAAGAACTAA
- a CDS encoding amino acid permease, with the protein MEKKLGLSALTALVLSSMLGAGVFSLPQNMAGVASPAALLIGWAITGVGILFLAIAMLILTRIRPDLDGGIFTYAREGFGELIGFCSAWGYWLCAVIANVSYLVIVFSALSFFTDTPELRLFGDGNTWQSIVGASVLLWIVHFLVLRGVQTAAGINLVATLAKLVPLGLFIVLAAIAFKMDTFTLDFTGVELGVPVWEQVKNTMLITLWVFIGVEGAVVVSARARNKKDVGRATLLAVLSALGVYLLVTLLSLGVVARPELAGMRNPSMAGLMVKMMGSWGEIVIAAGLIVSVCGAYLSWTIMAAEVPLLAATHKAFPRVFARQNANNAPSASLWLTNISVQVSLVLIWLTGSDYNTLLTIASEMILVPYFLVGAFLLKIATRPLHQAVGIGACIYGLWLLYASGPMHLLLSVVLYAPGLLVFIYARRTHVDNVLLKRRELALIGLLLVAAIPATWLLVG; encoded by the coding sequence ATGGAAAAGAAACTCGGCCTTAGCGCCCTGACCGCCCTCGTCTTAAGCTCCATGCTTGGCGCGGGTGTTTTCAGCCTTCCGCAGAATATGGCGGGCGTCGCCAGCCCGGCTGCGCTGCTTATTGGGTGGGCCATTACCGGCGTTGGGATCCTGTTTCTGGCAATCGCGATGTTAATCCTGACCCGCATTCGCCCTGACCTGGACGGCGGTATTTTTACCTACGCCCGGGAGGGATTCGGTGAGCTGATTGGTTTCTGCTCTGCGTGGGGTTACTGGCTGTGCGCGGTCATCGCTAACGTTTCTTATCTGGTTATCGTCTTTTCGGCGCTGAGCTTCTTTACCGATACGCCTGAACTTCGCCTTTTTGGCGACGGCAATACCTGGCAATCGATCGTCGGCGCCTCGGTTCTGCTGTGGATTGTACACTTCCTGGTATTGCGCGGCGTACAAACGGCGGCGGGCATTAATCTTGTCGCGACGCTGGCAAAACTGGTACCGCTCGGGCTGTTTATCGTTCTCGCAGCTATTGCCTTTAAAATGGACACTTTCACTCTTGATTTTACCGGGGTAGAGCTGGGCGTACCGGTGTGGGAGCAGGTGAAAAATACTATGCTCATCACCCTGTGGGTATTCATCGGCGTGGAAGGCGCGGTGGTGGTTTCGGCGCGCGCGCGTAACAAAAAGGATGTGGGGCGCGCCACGCTGCTGGCTGTGCTTTCCGCCCTCGGTGTTTATCTGCTGGTAACGCTGCTGTCGCTGGGCGTGGTTGCTCGTCCGGAACTGGCCGGGATGCGTAACCCATCGATGGCGGGATTGATGGTAAAAATGATGGGCTCATGGGGCGAAATCGTCATTGCCGCCGGGCTGATTGTTTCCGTTTGCGGCGCTTACCTGAGCTGGACGATTATGGCGGCGGAAGTGCCGCTGCTGGCCGCAACGCACAAAGCCTTCCCGCGCGTATTTGCCCGCCAGAACGCCAACAATGCGCCGTCGGCATCGCTTTGGCTGACCAACATCAGCGTGCAGGTCAGCCTGGTGCTGATCTGGCTGACAGGCTCTGATTACAATACACTGCTGACCATCGCCTCCGAGATGATTCTGGTACCCTATTTCCTCGTGGGCGCATTTCTGTTGAAAATTGCCACCCGACCGCTGCATCAAGCCGTGGGTATCGGTGCGTGCATTTATGGCTTATGGTTACTGTATGCTTCCGGGCCGATGCATCTGCTGTTATCCGTTGTGCTCTACGCACCGGGGTTGCTGGTGTTTATCTACGCGCGCCGTACCCATGTCGATAATGTACTGTTGAAGCGTCGCGAACTGGCATTGATTGGTTTATTACTGGTTGCCGCCATCCCGGCAACATGGCTGTTGGTGGGGTAA
- the ydgH gene encoding DUF1471 family protein YdgH has translation MKLKNTLLVSALLSAAAVSAHAATELTPEQAAALKPYDRVVVTGRFNAIGDAVQAVSRKADKEGAASFYVVDTSDYGNGGNWRVTADLYKDDAAKADAPKNRIINGVMELPKDQAVALEPYDTVTIQGFYRSQPEVNDAITKAAKAKGAYSFYIVRQVDANQGGNQRITAFIYKEDAKKRVLQSPDAIPADSEAGREKLAKGGEEAKTVEIPGVATSASVGAGTGVGRFFETQSTKGGRYTVTLPDGTKVEELNKVTAAQMIPFDSVKFTGNYGNMSEVSYQVAKRAAKKGAKYYHITRQWQERGGNVTISADLYK, from the coding sequence ATGAAGCTTAAGAACACTCTCCTCGTGTCCGCTCTGTTGTCTGCCGCGGCTGTGTCCGCTCACGCAGCGACAGAATTGACGCCGGAGCAAGCAGCCGCACTGAAACCTTACGACCGCGTCGTGGTTACCGGCCGCTTTAATGCCATTGGCGATGCCGTTCAGGCAGTTTCCCGTAAAGCAGATAAAGAAGGCGCTGCCTCTTTTTATGTGGTCGATACCTCCGATTACGGCAATGGCGGTAACTGGCGCGTGACGGCAGATCTCTACAAAGACGATGCTGCCAAAGCCGATGCCCCGAAAAACCGCATCATTAACGGTGTGATGGAACTGCCGAAAGATCAGGCCGTTGCCCTCGAACCGTACGATACCGTCACTATCCAGGGCTTCTATCGCAGCCAGCCGGAAGTAAATGACGCCATCACCAAAGCGGCGAAAGCGAAAGGCGCGTATTCGTTCTATATCGTGCGTCAGGTTGATGCCAACCAGGGCGGCAACCAGCGCATCACCGCATTCATCTATAAAGAAGATGCGAAAAAACGCGTTCTGCAAAGCCCGGATGCCATCCCGGCTGATTCCGAAGCCGGTCGCGAAAAACTGGCGAAAGGTGGCGAAGAAGCCAAAACTGTGGAAATCCCTGGCGTGGCAACCTCTGCCTCCGTGGGCGCAGGTACCGGCGTAGGCCGTTTCTTCGAAACCCAATCAACCAAAGGCGGACGTTACACTGTCACCTTACCGGACGGCACTAAAGTTGAAGAGTTGAATAAAGTCACTGCCGCGCAGATGATTCCGTTCGATAGCGTGAAGTTTACCGGCAACTACGGCAACATGTCTGAAGTATCCTACCAGGTTGCCAAACGTGCAGCCAAAAAAGGCGCGAAGTACTACCATATTACGCGCCAGTGGCAGGAACGTGGTGGTAACGTCACCATCAGCGCCGACCTCTATAAGTAA
- a CDS encoding YdiH family protein produces the protein MDTELTPAQLAIEFLRRDTTVLTPAQYLKKLKQLELEFADLMALSSLELKEEIDLAWRYGIH, from the coding sequence ATGGATACCGAATTGACCCCCGCACAGTTGGCTATTGAATTTCTTCGTCGTGACACCACTGTGCTTACGCCCGCGCAATACCTCAAAAAACTGAAACAGCTGGAATTAGAATTTGCCGACCTGATGGCGCTTTCTTCCCTCGAGCTGAAAGAAGAGATCGACCTTGCCTGGCGTTACGGTATTCACTAA